The Miscanthus floridulus cultivar M001 chromosome 7, ASM1932011v1, whole genome shotgun sequence genome includes a region encoding these proteins:
- the LOC136464392 gene encoding plasmodesmata-located protein 6-like, with the protein MDMATRVTAATFLPVLSLLIRLCTGTCADDYSAFVYAGCSQGRYSADSQYASGVDSVLTSVANSAPYAPYDNFTAPTDSSVVGLYQCRSDLPASVCSGCVRSAISRLSSLCAWAVGGAVQLRACFVRYGNDSFLGKQDTAVLFKKCGGTPGDAGGVAMRDSVLGALVAAAAPAGGGYRAGGSGAMQAMSQCVGDLGAKSCSDCVSAAAAQLKAGCGYATAGEVYLGKCYARFWANGSGGFSSLAGRHGFDLVHVVAAGFFASLAPYRYCCTVP; encoded by the coding sequence ATGGACATGGCCACGCGCGTCACGGCAGCAACCTTCCTCCCCGTCCTCTCGTTGCTGATCCGGCTGTGCACAGGCacctgcgccgacgactactcgGCGTTCGTGTACGCGGGGTGCTCGCAGGGCCGCTACAGCGCCGATTCCCAGTACGCGTCGGGGGTGGACTCCGTGCTCACCTCGGTCGCTAACAGCGCGCCCTACGCCCCCTACGACAACTTCACCGCGCCGACCGACTCGTCCGTGGTCGGCCTCTACCAGTGCCGCTCCGACCTCCCGGCCTCCGTCTGCAGCGGCTGCGTCCGCTCCGCCATCTCCAGGCTCTCCTCGCTCTGCGCCTGGGCGGTCGGCGGCGCGGTGCAGCTGCGGGCCTGCTTCGTGCGCTACGGGAACGACTCGTTCCTGGGGAAGCAGGACACGGCGGTGCTGTTCAAGAAGTGCGGCGGCACGCCCGGGGACGCCGGCGGGGTGGCCATGAGAGACTCGGTGCTCGGCGCGCTCGTGGCCGCGGCGGCTCCGGCGGGCGGAGGGTACCGCGCCGGAGGGTCCGGCGCCATGCAGGCCATGTCGCAGTGCGTGGGGGACCTCGGCGCCAAGTCCTGCTCCGACTGCGTCTCGGCCGCGGCCGCACAGCTCAAGGCCGGGTGCGGTTACGCCACGGCCGGCGAGGTCTACCTCGGCAAATGCTACGCGCGCTTCTGGGCCAACGGCAGCGGAGGTTTCAGCAGCCTCGCCGGTCGGCATGGATTTGATCTAGTCCACGTGGTCGCCGCCGGTTTCTTCGCTTCCTTGGCTCCATATAGGTATTGTTGCACCGTACCGTGA
- the LOC136467681 gene encoding probable peroxygenase 5, which yields MGMGRAPRRRSSPAAAAAAAVPSLLLFAVLFAGRAAAFGDPQGAATTELYKHASFFDRDGDGVVSFEETYGAFRALGFGLGMSGVSAAFINGALGSKCRPQNATSSKLDIYVEDIYKGKHGSDSGSYDSEGRFVPEKFEEIFAKHAKTVPDALTSDEIDQLLEANREPGDYSGWAAAEAEWKILYSLGKDKDGLLRKDVARSVYDGMLFHRLAPNWKSPDKKRLSVIREN from the exons ATGGGGATGGGCAGGGCTCCGCGACGACGGTCGtccccagcggcggcggcggcggcggctgtgcctTCACTGCTTCTCTTCGCCGTTCTGTTCG cgggccgggcggcggcgttCGGCGACCCGCAAGGCGCCGCCACGACGGAGCTGTACAAGCACGCGTCGTTCTTCGACCGCGACGGCGATGGCGTCGTCTCCTTCGAGGAGACGTACGGCG CGTTTCGGGCTCTCGGGTTTGGACTCGGCATGTCCGGCGTCAGCGCTGCCTTCATCAATGGCGCCCTTGGCAGCAAGTGCAGACCT CAAAATGCAACGTCATCGAAGTTGGACATCTACGTAGAGGACATCTATAAGGGGAAACATGGAAGCGATTCAGGCTCATATGACTCAGAAGGAAG GTTTGTTCCTGAGAAGTTCGAAGAGATATTCGCCAAGCACGCAAAGACTGTCCCCGACGCCCTGACATCGGACGAGATCGACCAGCTGCTCGAAGCAAACAGAGAGCCCGGGGACTACAGCGGATG GGCTGCCGCAGAAGCGGAGTGGAAGATCCTGTACAGTCTCGGCAAGGACAAAGACGGTCTCCTCCGCAAGGACGTCGCAAGAAGCGTCTACGACGGGATGCTGTTCCACAGGCTCGCGCCCAACTGGAAATCTCCCGACAAGAAGAGACTAAGCGTGATCAGGGAGAACTGA